The Geobacter sp. AOG2 genome includes a window with the following:
- a CDS encoding glycosyltransferase family 2 protein, which yields MPHPSLPVAAYLRKRAVTVPWHVEGRPGGPFRGAVVIPCLAESRNLPLTLRSLAANPPELLSRFMVLVVVNQRGDASPVEQADNRVCLESLPVWKREYGLENLHWVDAASKGRELPPKQGVGLARKIGLDLALGYLDFAGGDPLLVCLDADTLVQPDYLAAIEGHFACTAEGGASIPYRHRPADDPAGQAAIDRYELFLRVYVLGLELAGSPYAFHTVGSAMACRASAYAVSGGMNRRLAGEDFYFLQQVHKVSGVAPLTGTIVHPSPRPSHRVPFGTGRAVGDMLAFGGERLLFYQPILFDILGEWLQCVRGHGGTDGAGLIRGAGGISPHLAGFLEQAGFSTAWDNLLRHNPDESRLMAAFHGWFDAFRTMRLLHHLSDNAWPRVPPEQAVGPLLERRGSGGPTDVGRMLERLRELQGV from the coding sequence GTGCCACACCCGTCTTTACCCGTCGCCGCCTACCTGCGCAAACGCGCCGTCACCGTCCCATGGCACGTCGAAGGCCGGCCCGGCGGGCCATTTCGGGGCGCCGTAGTCATCCCCTGCTTGGCCGAGAGCCGCAACCTTCCGTTGACACTCCGCTCCCTTGCCGCCAACCCGCCTGAATTGCTTTCCCGTTTCATGGTCCTGGTGGTGGTCAATCAGCGAGGCGACGCCTCTCCCGTGGAACAGGCCGATAACCGTGTGTGCCTGGAGTCGCTGCCTGTCTGGAAGCGGGAATACGGGCTTGAGAATCTGCACTGGGTGGATGCCGCCTCAAAGGGGCGCGAACTGCCGCCGAAGCAGGGGGTGGGCCTGGCGCGCAAGATCGGTCTGGACCTGGCCCTCGGGTACCTGGATTTTGCCGGGGGCGATCCGCTTCTGGTCTGCCTCGACGCCGATACCTTGGTCCAGCCCGACTACCTGGCGGCCATAGAGGGGCATTTCGCCTGCACGGCAGAAGGGGGCGCGAGCATCCCCTATCGCCATCGTCCGGCCGACGATCCGGCCGGGCAGGCGGCCATCGACCGCTACGAGCTGTTTCTACGGGTCTATGTGCTGGGGCTGGAACTGGCCGGTTCGCCCTATGCCTTTCACACTGTGGGGAGCGCCATGGCCTGCCGGGCATCGGCCTACGCCGTTAGCGGCGGCATGAACCGGCGACTGGCCGGCGAGGACTTCTACTTCCTCCAACAGGTGCACAAGGTCTCCGGGGTCGCGCCTCTCACGGGCACCATCGTCCATCCTTCGCCGCGGCCGTCCCACCGGGTCCCCTTCGGCACCGGCCGCGCCGTGGGCGATATGTTGGCGTTTGGAGGAGAACGGCTGCTTTTTTACCAGCCGATACTATTTGATATCCTGGGGGAGTGGTTACAGTGCGTGAGGGGGCATGGCGGCACGGATGGTGCGGGCCTGATACGCGGGGCGGGCGGGATTTCGCCCCATCTGGCCGGGTTTTTGGAACAAGCCGGTTTCAGTACGGCCTGGGACAACCTGCTGCGGCACAACCCTGATGAGAGCCGCTTGATGGCCGCCTTTCACGGCTGGTTTGATGCTTTCCGCACCATGCGCCTGCTGCATCACTTGAGCGACAACGCCTGGCCCCGAGTCCCCCCGGAGCAGGCCGTAGGGCCGTTGTTGGAGCGCAGGGGCAGTGGCGGCCCCACCGATGTGGGGAGGATGTTGGAACGGCTGAGAGAGCTTCAGGGGGTTTGA
- a CDS encoding UbiX family flavin prenyltransferase, translating into MTTQKRIFVALTGASGAIYGIRLMEELVTRGFLLTVAVSESGQLVCREETGLDLEGDPPTATARLCAHLGVKLGVEVVAADDLLACAASGSAAPAAMVVAPCSMGTVARIAHGTSGNLIERAADVMLKERRPLLLVPRETPLSEIHLENMLKLSRAGVRIIPAMPAFYHQPATMDDLVNFVVGKVLDQLGVPNDLFKRWGDR; encoded by the coding sequence ATGACCACACAAAAAAGGATATTCGTCGCCCTGACCGGGGCCTCGGGAGCGATCTACGGCATACGCCTGATGGAAGAACTCGTCACGCGGGGGTTTCTGCTCACCGTGGCGGTCAGCGAGAGCGGGCAACTGGTTTGTCGCGAGGAGACCGGCCTGGACCTGGAGGGCGATCCCCCCACCGCCACCGCACGGCTTTGCGCCCATCTCGGCGTGAAACTGGGGGTGGAGGTCGTGGCGGCCGACGACCTGCTGGCCTGCGCCGCCAGCGGTTCCGCCGCGCCGGCGGCAATGGTCGTGGCACCGTGCAGCATGGGCACCGTGGCGCGCATCGCCCACGGCACCTCCGGCAACCTGATCGAGCGGGCGGCGGACGTGATGCTCAAGGAACGCCGTCCCTTGCTGCTGGTCCCCCGGGAGACGCCACTCTCGGAGATCCATCTGGAAAACATGCTGAAGCTTTCCCGCGCCGGCGTCCGCATCATCCCGGCCATGCCGGCCTTCTACCACCAGCCGGCCACCATGGACGACCTGGTGAACTTTGTGGTTGGCAAGGTTTTGGACCAACTGGGTGTTCCCAATGACCTCTTCAAGCGCTGGGGCGACCGCTGA
- a CDS encoding UbiD family decarboxylase — protein sequence MTAPIHNLRQFLALLEERGELSRIRVEADPVLEIAAITDRVCKQPDGGRALLFLRPKGSSFPVATNLFGSLRRVCLALGVDRLDLLTERMAALLAPVPELGVARLDLQIASQPQFSRFAPVAGQDADLVTMATPDLCRFPFLQSWPGDGAGEGHPRYITLPQVFTAAPDGTSPNCGMYRCQVRGPRELAVRWHPASGAARHFEHYRRRSEPMPVAICLGGPPAALFSALLPLPGDLDEMTFAGFLRSVPLALAACGSLPLRVPAGCEAVIEGYADPRETVMEGPFGNHTGFYAPPGSAALVRVTAISLRPEPVIPATLVGPPPMEDCWMAKAWERLLLAFVRRLSPAVADICFPLEWVFHQSAIISLENPHPGVVREIAGSLWRTPWFGAARLLVFVDAATGAADLSRAAWRGINLVDAGHDLIRDESGTRLALDATGSRLPRQPVVTDEAVEEQVARRWREYGF from the coding sequence ATGACCGCACCGATTCATAATCTCCGCCAGTTCCTCGCTCTTCTGGAAGAACGGGGCGAACTCAGCCGCATTCGGGTGGAGGCGGACCCCGTTCTGGAGATAGCCGCCATTACCGACCGGGTCTGCAAGCAGCCGGACGGTGGCCGGGCACTTCTTTTCCTGCGCCCGAAGGGGAGCAGCTTCCCCGTGGCCACCAACCTGTTCGGTTCCCTGCGGCGGGTTTGCCTGGCGTTGGGGGTGGACCGCCTCGACCTGTTGACGGAGCGCATGGCGGCACTACTCGCCCCGGTGCCGGAGCTGGGTGTTGCCCGTCTCGACCTCCAGATCGCCAGCCAGCCGCAGTTTTCCCGTTTCGCACCCGTTGCCGGACAGGATGCCGACCTTGTGACGATGGCAACACCCGACCTGTGCCGGTTCCCGTTTCTCCAGAGCTGGCCGGGCGACGGCGCAGGGGAGGGGCATCCGCGCTATATCACCCTGCCCCAGGTGTTCACCGCCGCCCCGGATGGTACCAGCCCCAACTGCGGCATGTACCGTTGCCAGGTACGCGGGCCGCGTGAGCTGGCCGTGCGCTGGCATCCGGCCAGCGGCGCGGCGCGGCATTTCGAGCACTACCGTCGCCGCAGTGAGCCGATGCCGGTGGCGATCTGCCTGGGCGGCCCCCCGGCGGCGCTCTTCAGTGCCCTGCTGCCGTTGCCGGGCGACCTGGACGAGATGACCTTTGCCGGGTTCCTGCGGAGTGTCCCGTTGGCGCTGGCCGCCTGTGGGAGCCTCCCATTGCGGGTTCCTGCCGGTTGCGAGGCGGTGATCGAGGGCTATGCCGATCCGCGTGAGACGGTCATGGAGGGCCCCTTCGGCAACCATACCGGCTTCTATGCGCCCCCTGGGTCCGCCGCCCTGGTGCGGGTGACCGCCATCAGCCTTCGGCCGGAGCCCGTTATCCCGGCAACGCTGGTGGGACCTCCCCCCATGGAGGACTGCTGGATGGCCAAGGCTTGGGAGCGGCTGCTGCTGGCCTTTGTACGCCGGCTGTCGCCCGCTGTCGCCGATATCTGTTTCCCCTTGGAGTGGGTCTTCCACCAGAGCGCCATCATTTCCCTTGAAAACCCGCACCCCGGCGTGGTAAGGGAGATTGCCGGGTCGCTCTGGCGGACCCCCTGGTTCGGAGCCGCCCGGCTGCTGGTCTTCGTGGATGCGGCAACCGGGGCGGCAGACCTTTCCCGGGCGGCCTGGCGCGGTATCAACCTGGTGGACGCCGGCCACGACCTGATCCGGGACGAGAGCGGCACGCGGCTGGCGTTGGATGCCACCGGCAGCCGCCTTCCCCGCCAGCCGGTCGTCACGGACGAGGCAGTTGAGGAGCAGGTGGCGCGGCGTTGGCGGGAATACGGGTTTTAG
- a CDS encoding 4-hydroxybenzoate octaprenyltransferase: MATETSLIRKITVFLEMIKFSHTVFALPFALTGALLAANGLPSGRQVLWIVLAMAGARTAAMGLNRLIDAEIDARNPRTANRAIPAGLIGKGATLVFIVAATLLLLFAATMLNPLCLKLAPIAIFFLVLYSFCKRFTALAHVVLGLCLAAAPMGAWVAIRGSIDTPALILGGIVLFWVAGFDILYALQDLEFDRAAGLHSIPVALGVKGSLRAARLFHLVMLGLLFWLFVTMHLGVLFLVGILVATAMLLYEHLLLRNGNLDKLDAAFFNMNGYISIAILAFTAADLLVRWP, encoded by the coding sequence ATGGCAACGGAAACAAGTCTCATACGTAAGATCACCGTATTCCTGGAGATGATCAAGTTCTCCCACACCGTCTTTGCGCTTCCCTTTGCCCTGACCGGAGCGCTTCTGGCGGCAAACGGCCTCCCCAGCGGCCGCCAGGTCCTCTGGATCGTCCTGGCCATGGCCGGCGCGCGAACGGCGGCCATGGGGTTGAACCGCCTGATCGACGCCGAGATCGACGCCCGAAATCCCCGCACCGCCAACCGCGCCATCCCGGCCGGGCTGATCGGCAAAGGTGCGACCCTGGTCTTCATAGTCGCCGCTACGCTACTTCTGCTCTTTGCCGCCACGATGCTCAACCCGCTCTGCCTGAAACTTGCCCCTATAGCCATCTTTTTCCTGGTGCTCTATTCCTTTTGCAAGCGCTTTACCGCCCTGGCTCACGTGGTGTTGGGGCTCTGCCTGGCAGCGGCCCCCATGGGGGCCTGGGTCGCCATTAGGGGCAGCATCGATACCCCCGCCCTGATCCTGGGGGGCATCGTGCTCTTCTGGGTAGCCGGCTTCGACATCCTCTACGCACTTCAGGACCTGGAATTCGACCGGGCCGCCGGGCTCCATTCCATCCCTGTCGCCCTGGGGGTCAAGGGGTCACTCCGGGCGGCGCGCCTGTTCCATCTGGTGATGCTGGGGCTGCTTTTCTGGCTGTTCGTCACCATGCACCTGGGAGTACTGTTCCTGGTCGGCATTCTGGTGGCCACCGCCATGCTGTTGTACGAACACCTGCTGCTCAGGAACGGTAATCTGGATAAATTGGATGCGGCCTTTTTCAACATGAACGGTTATATCAGCATCGCCATCCTGGCATTCACGGCGGCCGATCTGCTGGTGAGGTGGCCATGA
- a CDS encoding glycogen synthase — translation MKPSSDKLSILFSSSEAAPFAKEGGLGDVVGALPKYLARMGHDVRVVIPRYYAVNREKYGLKLLPGMLVVPMGIIGRMYCGVYEGRLPGSDVPIYFLEHEQFYGRPGLYQQDGQGYLDNDNRFVFLSKASLELCKMLDWSPDVIHAHDWHTGAIPLLLNTSYLHDRYVGSSASLLSIHNMQHQGNFYPGLMEVLGVGWKHFNYLELEKDDQVNLLKGGIYHATLLSTVSEGYAREIRTAEYGWGLEGVVRDRAADLYGILNGVDYEEWDPATDHCIAATYTARTVKKGKAACKRDLQQRMGLPQRDDVPLFGVVSRMVKQKGTDLIAEAMHRILGMDVQFVMVGNGEPWAHFFFGDMAAAHPDKFACHIGYSEELAHKVEAGADFFVMPSSFEPCGLNQMYSLAYGTPPIVRATGGLEDSVENFDEQALTGDGFKFHHHTAAALFDTIGWAAWTFYNNPKGLAALRKNGMKKRFTWDAAALKYDKLYHLAVRRRRGEEYFRNRFGE, via the coding sequence GTGAAGCCTTCTTCCGACAAGCTCTCCATCCTTTTTTCCTCCTCCGAGGCCGCACCTTTTGCCAAAGAGGGGGGGCTGGGGGATGTGGTCGGCGCCCTGCCCAAATACCTGGCCCGCATGGGGCATGATGTCCGCGTGGTCATCCCGCGCTATTATGCCGTCAACCGGGAAAAGTATGGCCTCAAGCTGCTGCCGGGCATGCTGGTGGTGCCGATGGGTATCATCGGCCGCATGTACTGCGGCGTCTACGAGGGCAGGTTGCCGGGGAGCGACGTCCCGATCTATTTTCTGGAACACGAGCAGTTCTACGGTCGTCCCGGACTCTACCAGCAGGACGGCCAAGGGTATCTGGACAACGACAACCGTTTCGTCTTCCTCTCCAAGGCATCCCTGGAACTGTGCAAGATGCTCGATTGGTCGCCGGATGTGATCCATGCCCACGACTGGCACACCGGCGCCATTCCCCTGTTGCTCAACACCTCCTACCTGCACGACCGTTACGTGGGCAGTTCCGCCTCGCTCCTCTCCATTCACAACATGCAGCACCAAGGCAATTTCTATCCCGGCCTGATGGAGGTGCTCGGCGTCGGCTGGAAGCACTTTAACTACCTGGAGCTGGAAAAGGACGACCAGGTCAACCTGCTCAAGGGGGGCATCTACCACGCCACCCTGCTTTCCACGGTCAGCGAAGGGTATGCCCGGGAAATCCGGACTGCGGAATACGGATGGGGGCTGGAGGGCGTGGTGCGGGATCGGGCGGCCGACCTGTACGGCATCCTGAACGGAGTGGATTACGAGGAGTGGGACCCGGCCACGGATCACTGCATTGCCGCGACCTACACGGCCCGGACGGTCAAGAAGGGGAAGGCCGCCTGCAAGCGTGACCTGCAGCAGAGGATGGGGCTGCCCCAGCGGGACGACGTACCGCTCTTCGGCGTGGTTTCCCGCATGGTCAAGCAGAAGGGGACCGACCTGATCGCCGAGGCCATGCACCGCATTCTGGGCATGGACGTGCAATTCGTCATGGTCGGCAACGGCGAGCCCTGGGCGCACTTCTTCTTCGGCGACATGGCTGCAGCCCATCCCGACAAATTCGCCTGCCACATCGGCTACAGCGAAGAACTGGCTCACAAGGTGGAGGCTGGCGCCGATTTCTTCGTCATGCCCTCGTCGTTTGAACCGTGCGGCCTGAACCAGATGTATTCCCTGGCCTACGGCACGCCGCCCATCGTTCGCGCCACCGGCGGCCTGGAGGACAGTGTGGAGAACTTCGACGAGCAGGCCCTGACCGGCGACGGCTTCAAGTTCCATCACCATACCGCCGCCGCGCTGTTCGATACCATCGGCTGGGCGGCCTGGACCTTCTACAACAACCCCAAAGGGCTGGCGGCCCTCAGGAAGAACGGCATGAAGAAGCGTTTCACCTGGGACGCCGCGGCGCTCAAGTACGACAAACTCTACCACCTGGCCGTCCGCCGTCGTCGCGGCGAGGAATACTTCCGCAACCGCTTCGGCGAGTGA
- a CDS encoding bifunctional oligoribonuclease/PAP phosphatase NrnA — MTTDICIPESLRRSKEHSDEMLEWLRGKGKTIIVIHDNPDPDCLASAMALRHLLAMKLSKDAVITFSGMIGRSENIAMAKELEITLIPLDMVDLDEVSAVCMLDTQPGTGNNSLPPGCRVDIVIDHHPPREASMACRWVDIRDDYGVTATILYEYLVAQNITIGTKLATALFYAIKSETQDLGREANRPDRDAYLRLFPVANKLILYEITHPKLPVEYFLAIHNGLENTMIYGKLLVVNLMAICFPEMVAEVADYLIRLEGVETVLSMGHYNDEVILSLRTTSSLLNAGETIRSLVAGKGMAGGHGTMAGGKLDHVPFTPAALEEAEAFLTKGLLRELSMGDVTPARLIKPR; from the coding sequence ATGACGACTGACATCTGCATCCCGGAAAGCCTCCGGCGCTCGAAGGAACATTCCGACGAGATGCTGGAATGGTTGCGGGGCAAGGGAAAGACCATCATCGTCATCCACGACAACCCGGATCCCGATTGCCTGGCTTCGGCCATGGCACTCCGTCACCTGCTGGCCATGAAGTTGAGCAAGGATGCGGTCATCACCTTTTCCGGCATGATCGGGCGCAGCGAAAACATCGCCATGGCAAAGGAGTTGGAGATTACCCTCATCCCCTTGGACATGGTCGATCTGGATGAGGTCAGCGCGGTCTGCATGCTCGACACCCAACCGGGCACGGGCAACAACTCCCTTCCCCCGGGTTGCCGGGTGGATATCGTCATCGATCATCATCCCCCGCGAGAAGCGAGCATGGCATGTCGTTGGGTGGATATCCGCGATGATTACGGCGTTACCGCCACCATTCTTTACGAGTATCTGGTGGCGCAAAATATCACCATCGGCACGAAACTGGCCACGGCCCTGTTCTATGCGATCAAATCCGAGACCCAGGACCTGGGCCGTGAGGCGAATCGGCCCGACCGGGACGCATACCTACGCCTCTTCCCGGTGGCGAACAAACTGATCTTGTATGAGATAACCCATCCCAAACTGCCGGTGGAGTACTTCCTGGCGATCCACAACGGCCTTGAAAACACGATGATATACGGGAAGCTGTTGGTGGTGAACCTGATGGCCATCTGCTTTCCCGAAATGGTGGCGGAGGTCGCCGACTACCTGATCAGGCTGGAGGGGGTCGAGACCGTGCTGAGCATGGGGCATTATAATGACGAGGTGATACTCTCCCTTCGCACGACGAGCAGCCTCCTCAACGCCGGGGAGACGATCAGGAGCCTGGTGGCGGGAAAGGGAATGGCCGGCGGGCACGGCACGATGGCAGGGGGCAAACTGGACCATGTGCCGTTCACCCCCGCCGCGCTGGAGGAGGCCGAAGCGTTTCTGACGAAGGGGCTGTTACGCGAACTGTCCATGGGGGATGTAACCCCGGCCCGGCTGATCAAGCCACGATAG
- a CDS encoding HEAT repeat domain-containing protein — protein MSEIVRTRIDALRLLLKDADPDVRDAVATAIERLEATSGVDEILHALKTGNMGSRVAAIYALGEIGGDRVVAPLVYCAGRPEADIRSAAVEVLGRLAVTSTLPVLLERLADQDAAIRARAIAAMAGFPPSPLLYERLRPFLDATDGVLEAEAALALARLKDLASEARITALLVSPHASTRQAAATALSLLPLEFSFFPTTIEAK, from the coding sequence ATGAGCGAGATTGTTCGGACGAGAATCGATGCCTTGCGGCTGCTCTTGAAGGATGCGGACCCGGACGTGCGCGATGCCGTTGCCACGGCAATCGAGCGGCTGGAGGCGACCAGCGGCGTCGACGAGATACTGCACGCCCTGAAAACCGGGAACATGGGCTCGCGGGTTGCCGCCATCTATGCCTTGGGCGAGATCGGCGGAGACAGGGTGGTTGCCCCGCTGGTTTACTGCGCCGGCCGGCCGGAGGCGGACATTCGTTCCGCAGCCGTGGAAGTGTTGGGCCGATTGGCCGTTACGTCCACACTGCCGGTGTTGCTGGAGCGGCTCGCCGATCAGGATGCGGCCATTCGGGCGCGGGCAATTGCGGCCATGGCCGGATTTCCTCCTTCGCCGCTTCTGTATGAACGGTTGCGCCCGTTTCTGGATGCGACGGATGGTGTCCTTGAGGCTGAGGCCGCCCTGGCGCTGGCCCGGCTCAAGGACCTTGCGTCCGAGGCGCGCATAACGGCGCTCCTGGTCTCGCCCCACGCCTCTACCCGCCAGGCCGCTGCCACGGCACTCAGCCTGCTTCCGCTGGAATTTTCCTTCTTCCCGACGACAATTGAGGCAAAATAG
- a CDS encoding FprA family A-type flavoprotein, with product MLGTVEIKPGLYWIGSEDPDLRTFDDLFPTEHGTTYNSYLLKGSEKIAIIDTVKAKRVDEFMDKVKSLVDPKNIDYIIVNHAEPDHSGSLSYLLEHCPQATVVSTTAAKTFLTNLMHKPFTSQVVKDGDTIDLGGRQLRFIMAPFLHWPDTMFTRLETENILFTCDAFGAHYCSPGHIFNDELEDITSARQFYFDCIIRPFKDKVLSAVEKIRHDVIDMICPSHGPIIRKDPWKAIEQFESWSKPTTLVKKIFILYLSPHGNTEKMAAAVADGARADGVEVISYHIVHLSADEVRNLLEEAEALIFGIPTINRDIPKPMWDVLAYLSTVKLKTGLAAVFGSYGWSGEACKMAEDRLKGIGFKLVSESVRTPFTPKEEVLEQCRALGRAVAEAVQAKG from the coding sequence ATGCTGGGAACTGTTGAAATCAAGCCGGGACTCTACTGGATCGGGTCGGAAGACCCGGACCTGCGCACCTTTGACGACCTCTTCCCCACCGAACACGGCACCACCTACAACTCCTACCTCCTCAAGGGGAGCGAGAAAATTGCCATCATCGATACGGTCAAGGCCAAGCGGGTCGATGAGTTCATGGACAAGGTCAAATCCCTGGTCGATCCGAAGAATATCGACTACATCATCGTCAATCACGCCGAACCCGACCACTCAGGGTCGCTCTCCTACCTGCTGGAGCACTGTCCCCAGGCTACGGTGGTATCGACCACCGCCGCCAAGACCTTTCTCACCAACCTGATGCACAAACCGTTCACCTCCCAGGTGGTGAAGGACGGCGACACCATCGACCTGGGAGGCCGTCAGCTGCGCTTTATCATGGCCCCCTTCCTGCACTGGCCCGACACCATGTTTACCCGCCTGGAGACAGAAAACATTCTCTTCACCTGCGACGCCTTCGGCGCCCACTACTGCAGTCCGGGCCACATCTTCAACGACGAGTTGGAGGACATCACCTCGGCGCGCCAGTTTTACTTCGACTGCATCATCCGCCCCTTCAAGGACAAGGTGCTGTCTGCGGTGGAAAAAATCCGCCACGATGTGATCGACATGATCTGCCCGAGCCACGGCCCGATCATCAGGAAAGATCCCTGGAAGGCCATCGAGCAGTTCGAGAGCTGGAGCAAACCGACGACCCTGGTGAAAAAGATCTTCATCCTCTACCTGTCGCCCCACGGCAACACGGAAAAAATGGCCGCTGCAGTCGCCGACGGAGCCAGGGCCGACGGGGTGGAGGTCATCAGCTATCATATCGTCCACCTGAGCGCCGACGAGGTGCGCAACCTGTTGGAAGAGGCCGAAGCGCTGATATTCGGCATCCCCACCATCAACCGCGACATCCCCAAGCCCATGTGGGACGTGTTGGCCTACCTCAGCACCGTCAAGCTCAAGACCGGCCTGGCAGCGGTATTCGGCAGCTATGGCTGGAGCGGCGAAGCCTGCAAGATGGCCGAAGACAGGCTGAAGGGGATCGGTTTCAAGCTGGTGAGCGAATCGGTCCGCACCCCCTTCACCCCCAAGGAAGAGGTCCTGGAGCAGTGCCGGGCCTTGGGCAGGGCCGTGGCCGAGGCGGTACAGGCAAAGGGCTGA
- a CDS encoding FAD/NAD(P)-binding protein — MASDHYDIIIVGTGPAALGAAFHLTDKLPSLSILMIDKETVCSGGLLNDCKQNYSYPIGFAEEYWTREDAERLLPLVEERLKPAFKGQKNLETYRRRAERIGVTLYDIRQAHVGTDQSTFLIQRLMAELADRGVRIQLQREVTDVREADDGVDITVGGTEHLRAGMVIMAPGRKGFGFLQRIMEQHAIPYIDNIVDVGIRVETRLDNYPIVRDYYDPKFYFPERVRTFCTNSGHARVVLERYEDFSLVNGHALSERKNGNDLVNFALLKTIGLKDPVRSGQQMALFLGRLAHEIGGGRPLMQRVGDFRMGKRSSAETFNDDLYSFRPTCPVTAGDLGLAVPAKIMRHIWAALKKLDTIVPGVLHPSTIMYYPEIKMYANKPSFIDPHFRVSPHLYMVGDGAGTSRGITGAWASGIRAAEGIVKTRG, encoded by the coding sequence ATGGCATCCGATCACTATGACATCATCATCGTCGGTACCGGCCCGGCGGCCCTCGGGGCCGCATTCCACCTCACCGACAAACTCCCCTCCCTCTCCATCCTGATGATCGACAAGGAAACGGTCTGCTCCGGCGGTCTTTTGAACGACTGTAAGCAGAACTACTCCTACCCCATCGGTTTTGCCGAAGAGTACTGGACCAGGGAAGATGCCGAACGGTTGCTGCCGCTTGTGGAGGAGAGGCTCAAGCCGGCCTTCAAGGGACAGAAAAACCTGGAAACCTATCGCAGGCGCGCCGAACGGATCGGGGTTACCCTCTACGACATACGCCAGGCCCATGTGGGCACCGACCAAAGCACCTTTCTCATCCAGCGTCTGATGGCCGAGCTTGCCGACCGCGGGGTCCGCATCCAGCTGCAACGCGAGGTGACCGATGTGCGGGAGGCGGACGATGGGGTTGACATAACCGTCGGCGGAACGGAGCATCTCCGGGCTGGCATGGTGATCATGGCGCCGGGCAGAAAGGGTTTCGGTTTCCTGCAACGCATCATGGAGCAACACGCCATCCCCTACATCGACAACATCGTGGATGTGGGTATCCGCGTCGAGACCCGGCTGGACAACTATCCCATCGTCAGGGACTATTACGACCCCAAGTTCTACTTCCCCGAACGGGTGCGGACCTTCTGCACCAACTCGGGGCACGCCCGGGTAGTGCTGGAGCGCTACGAGGACTTCAGCCTCGTCAACGGCCATGCCCTGTCGGAACGGAAGAACGGTAACGACCTGGTCAATTTCGCGCTCTTGAAAACCATCGGGCTGAAGGACCCGGTCCGCAGCGGCCAGCAGATGGCTCTTTTTCTCGGTCGGCTGGCCCATGAGATCGGCGGCGGCCGGCCGCTCATGCAGCGGGTTGGGGATTTCAGGATGGGGAAGCGCTCCTCGGCCGAGACCTTCAACGACGACCTCTACTCCTTCCGCCCCACCTGCCCGGTAACCGCCGGCGACCTGGGGCTGGCGGTCCCGGCCAAGATCATGCGTCACATCTGGGCGGCCCTGAAGAAACTCGATACCATTGTCCCCGGGGTCCTGCACCCCAGCACCATCATGTACTACCCCGAGATCAAGATGTACGCCAACAAGCCCTCCTTCATCGATCCCCATTTCCGGGTTAGCCCGCATCTCTACATGGTTGGTGACGGCGCCGGCACCTCCCGCGGCATAACCGGCGCCTGGGCCAGCGGGATCAGGGCTGCCGAGGGGATCGTGAAGACGAGAGGGTAG